The Salarias fasciatus chromosome 12, fSalaFa1.1, whole genome shotgun sequence DNA segment TATCCTCTGGGTGCTTCAGGTATGTGTATGAAATGTCATAGAGCAATCCATCCATTTCAGCCATGGGAGGACCAGCCGACCGACAAAACATGCTTCTTTGTGAAAGATGTGACATTGAACGGACACAAAatacatccatcttctgcacaaCTTTACCTATTTCTGTGTTTCGGGGGGAAAACCCATGACaatgggagaacatgaaaaccttTGAATGGAGACCAATCTTTTATATTCTCTCTGTGGGTTCTGATTAAACCAATGATAAACTGAAAAAAGCACATAGCACTAATTCTGTGCCaggttttttgtcattttctgctttttactACATTTGCATGGGAGTATAGGGTGACTATATTTTGTATCCCCCGAAAAAGAGGACTCGTGACTCGTTTACTCATCTTACATCAGAAACAAAGTAAAGAACTGTAATATTCTGTGAAAAGCACCAGTCAATTTAAACAAATGCTCAACGGTCTCTTTTAAAacgataaataaaaaaagcgcTATTCTTCTGGATTTATTAAACAGAAATCCAGGATGTCCAAAAGCAAAGCACACGCCTTTATCTGAGAAGACagatcctttaaaaaaaagtctcatcCATCTTCACTGCACACTATAAACAAGCGGAGCTGTGGGCAGCTTACAGCCAGGAGAGGTCACCAGTCCAGCCCAAGGTCAACACAGAGAGAccatcactgacacacacatttacacatccATGCAATGTGTGAATGCGTGGCCTGCTATCCCCATATCAGCCCATCAAGCCTGTCTGGAGaatccagagaaaacccagacacacaaatgaacaacatgcaaactccacacacaaagtCCCCGATCTACGTTTAAACGTCAGTCTCTGAGGAGACTaacttcagcctccagctggcaCCAAATGAGTTCAGCATGTTTCATGAGTACTTGGAACttggattttattttgcttgcaacaagtaaatttggcAAAGCAAAAAACTCTGTTCTACCTTCTTAAATGAATCACAGTCAACCATATaatttaaaatggaaatgtcCTTTGAGCAGAGTACCTGCATGTTCAGATGGCCAGCTGTTGTGGGACATGTCCGTTTGAAAGTCATTTTGAAACTTGAAAATACAGTTTGAAGTTTTAATTGGCGTTCATCAGATTGCTTGactggaaaaagtaaaaaaatgtgtttttagcaTGGCTTCAAGTAAACCAGCACCAAAACACAAACGTCAGATTATGGCGAAACTTTTGATGCCAGTTCAACACAGTTgcactgtgtatgtgtgtgcgtgtgtgcatgtgtgtgttgtatgtgcACATTGTATGCTAGTAGCTTATTTCTGTCaactttctttttattattgtttgttttctcatgcCAGAGCTTGATATGCTGTTTGAATGGTTAATTTAACATCAAACAAGAGCTTGAACTGAACCATTTGGCCAACATTAGTCCATTTACACTGATTCTGATGAAGTTTCATGTTGGCAgtcgatgatgatgatgatgatgatcaccTGTGCAATTAGCCCGTTACCCAAATGACTGACAGATTCAACCCCACATCGGCCCCTGAGAAGCCCTCGCATCtcacaaagaaggaaaaacacacatctgtttgGTGTATTTGTTGCTTGGCAGTGGTGTAATTGCTTGAGCATAAAGTATTTCCATACAGATCAGCAAGCGAGGGGAAGGAGAAACCTCTTCTGAGTGATTAGTAGGGTGGCTTCTAAAAACTCAAGAGGAGAGAGCGGAATTGCTTTTGCATGTTCGGTGCACTCATGTAGTTGCGATTCAATGTGGATAACATgtgcacacactgacacaaacatGATTCATCAGGAAACGCTATACTTCGAGGCTCCTCAGGATGTGCATGCATGTTTACACATGTGCATACACTGCGCAGATGCCTTTGGATCTATGTATTTCACATCAGCTTCGTTTGGAAACTGCTGTAAAATTTAAGGCCTGCTTTAAACCGGACTGGAGGAAAGTGGAGGATTTTGCTGAAAAAGTATGCATCACAAAGAACAAGGAAAAAGAACATTATCTTCTTGCTTGTTCTAATAAGTGTGAAGTGTGAAGATCCTGGCATGTTTTGATCATATCTGTACGACTGGACCTTCATCCATCTGGACTTTGCATCACAGTGCGTCATGCACTTTAGATCATCACGATATACTGTTCACTGTTTGTTCTGCCGATGCCCCGGAACAAAAACTCTTAAAACACAACAGCTGTCGGAGGGCAGTTTTACTGTCAAGTAAGCCAAATAAACAATGTTTAACAACTCCTGAAAGGAAAGAAGTTGACACGCAGGCACATAAACTCCTCACTTCACTTTCACTCATCCTCACTCTGCTTTCAATCAGTAAacatagttttgtttttgtccctccGTTGTTACGTTTTTCACTAAAGTAAACTAGCAGAGACAGACAAATAACAGCAAAATTGCGCAAGGAGATAAGATAAGGGACTTGGTCTGGTTCATGTTCTTCTCAGTGAAGGGTGGAAGAAACAAattgccacaaaaaaaaagtctgaatttgGTTTGCTTAACGGCAACACTTGCAGCACACATCTGGAGTAAGCTGATCTATACGCTGTTTACTGTCCGAATTCTAACTTAGAAATATTTGCACTGAATGTCAAACATAACCCAGATATTGCTAACAAGGATCTGAAAATCTCTACTCACATTTAAATCtttgaaaagtttgtttttgcacCAGTTGTGACAGCAGTGAAATAACATGCATCACACAGACACTTGTGTTCAGTCATtatctttttgaaaaattaaattttcCACTCCCGAGACAAGAAAgacttttgataaaaaaaaattactggcAGCGCTGTTCAGCTTATGTTGTAATTGATATCAGACCAGAGCTCTTCGTGTTAGAAGTGTGTGAATCAACTGGAAAACAGCACACTGTGGTTATAAGTAGCAACAAAATCTGTTCAGTCTGTTTTGACTGGCTTATTGGAAACACATTTTGGGTCCAATATCCACCAAACTCTGAGAGGAAAGATGACGGAATTTATATAGTTAGTGGAAAGTCAGAAACTTCTCTCTCCCTGGAAATTaataaagtatctatctatctagagatctatctatctatctatctatctatctatctatctatctatcaccACCATTTAGAGACAGTGTTGCAAAGCATCTATCAATGTGTTAATGGGATGAGAGTAACACATTATCTGATTTATATCATGAAATAAAGGTCATGATTCATGATGAGCTCATGACTTGTATTGTACTGATAactgttgcagagctgctgtctctctctgtcctgctccctGTGGCAGATGTTTGCCACAGCCTCAGTGTCAGTAACATTTTTAAGCCTaccctgctgctgcctgcatgAGGGTAGTTTATCCCAACTGTTCTGTGTTTTGCTcctcaatcatttttttttaccctccaAAAAAGTGTTGTGCAGACTTCTACAAAATGTCTGATGATTGTATCTCCAATGacattgtaaaaatatttaactCAGACAAACTAAAATAAAGTGTGTGAACCACTATTCTGGATACCGGTGTAACTCAAGCTGAACATGAGTGAATCATTCATTAGACTGACCCACAGTGCTGACAACTCAGATAATGTGTCAGAGCAACACGCGCACTCAGAGCGCACCAGTAACCAAACTCCGTTACTTTTTCAAATGAGTAACTGTATGATATTTATTCCCTCCTCCCATCAGCGGGAACAGTGCGGTCACAGCagctcccctgctctctctcacccGTCCCGGGTCCAGTCTGGATCAGGTCCCTGGGTGGAGACAGCGCCAGTCAGAGGATGGACGGAGAGACGTCTCCACCTCTCCCCGCGCCTCGCGTCTCCTCGCGCACAGGGAGGATTGATGGTGAAGAGCCTGATGGGACTCGGCTGCCCTGCATTGAGAAACAGTGATGGATAAACCTGAATGAAAGACTGCAAACTGGGAGTATCGTCTTTTAAAGCTGCGTACTTTTTGAACCgccttgcctttttttttctttgcgctTCTCGCGCGTTGACGTTGCGCCACGCTGCGTCAGACGCAGGATAGAAAACCTCAACTTTCTCCAGCTGTCGGGCGTCCTCAGCATGCGGTCCGTCGCTTTCGCCAGATGATACCTGTTGATTTCGCCTCGCGCCATGTCCTTCCGCGGAACCGCAGTGGACAATGAAGTTATGGGATAGTCTGGCCACTTGTCTGATCCTGCTGAGCGCCGCGCGCACCAGCCCTCCTCCGGAGCCGGGGCGCGCCGCGGAGAGTCCCCTGGAGCTCCCGCCGATTCAGATCAGCCTGTCCGTGAATTCCCCGGGAATCAGCAGCGACGAGACGCCGACTGCAGGAGAAACATGTGAGTGTATATGAAAGAAAAGTGCCCGGATGatcatttctggtgtttttattGAATTAAAGCAATGCATTTTGATTGGATTCTGTGTTTTAAAGCATTAAAACTGCTGAAGAATTATTCACGCTCTCCCAGTCCCAAACACATCTCTTGGATTTAATTGTTTTGTAATTGAGAAACTCCAGCAGTGTTGTGCCTGAAGGAATGAAGCAAAATAGAAAAGCCACATGAATGCTTTGTTCTGTCAGCTATGAATAACGATTGGACTGTTATTAAATTGTTCCAATTTTCCATCCAGTGGTACTCGCCCTAAGCATTGCTCATTGATTTCAATGCTCTTGTTGATGTGCTCTCTCAATGGGATCAAATGAGACTGttgtacaaaaataaaccacCATGTGccatttttgtgtttgaatgtgtggTTTAGTGACGCAGGACTTAAGTCGCCACAGTGATCCACTGACATGAAACAACATGTACTTTTCAGATTCGATGGAGAAGCCAATCTCGAGTGAGTTTGAAGACGTGGTCGACTTCATAAAAGTCACCATCAGCAGAATACGCCGCTCACCCTCATCTGCTGCGTCCTCGCctacctcctccacctcctctcctcccatggagaagctgagcagcaggactcGAAACagaagggagaagaagaaaggggCAAGCCCGGAGAGCGGTCAGACCGGAAGAGGACGATCTGGAGGAGGACGGACGGGGCGGAGGATGCGAGGCGGTGGCGGCAGGGGTCGAGGTCACAGCTGCATGCTGAGGCAGATCCACCTCAACGTGTCGGACCTGGGACTGGGCTACCTCTCCAGCGAGGAGATGATATTCAGGTACTGCTCCGGACCCTGCCGGAAGTCCGAAACCAACTACGATAAAATTCTGTACAACCTTGTTCACAACCGGAAGCTCCCCCTCAGAGACACGCCGCCTCAGGCCTGCTGCCGGCCGATCGCGTTCGACGATGACCTCTCCTTTCTGGACGACAGCCTCATTTATCACACTGTGCGGAAACACTCGGCCCGAAAATGTGGCTGTGTATAGCAAATGTGACTTCAGGTTTTCCTATTAGTCTATgaagtatattttttttatgtgtgtttttgtttgttttgaatttaCACAGAAGCGTAATGGTACAGCTATTCAGTACACAACTGTATTACCAAAAAATTAGAGATTGTGGTATCACTGTGGTTTTTACCTGGAGAAGATTTTCCCGTCCATTGTGGCTTGATTACAAGAACAAAGAATTTACTGACAGTATGTTGTTTATAATTTACAGTTGCTGAGATCGTAATGTGTTCAGTATAACTTCATGGATCATGGATGCAACATCAGGACTCATTCTGTATAaaacatatacacacatttaaaatgtatttatgaaagtttgaatttattaacttattgatatttattttggtttttttactaagaaataaatgttatttattaatGCGAAATGATTTATCAGTCTGCCAAAGCTATAACTGAAAAtggtttattttcacaaaacacttGACAAAGATTTTATTGCAGTAACATCCTTCATACTTTAgcgtcacgtgtgtgtgtgtgtgtgtgtgtgctttttcaTAAATGACTCGAGATAGGTTTCAAGAGGATGGTTCTCtgaatagtttttctttttttctgctttttttttttttgcatcacgCTGTTTGTACACCACATCGATTACAATAGAGACCTGCACCACCAGCATGTCAAGGTGTGTTTGCTCTGATTCACTTTGACTGgtttgcaaaaaaagaaaaaatttaaAGTAGAATATCCAGCTGAAATTCATTCTAAAAACATTTGTAACACATAACCAAAAGATGCAATGAAAGGACAAGATTAAGTGCAGTGCTGCAGTATTTTTCCATTGGAAAACTCcccaaaacatctgaaatgtaTAAAAAGTCAAAACAGTGGCAGGAATTTCTCTCTTGTTCACATGCATGTGGGCTCAGACACCTGTTCCATCCTGCATTTGGTTCCTTTTCAGGTTTTTGAACTGAGCTCCATTCATGGAGAGATAAGCTGCACCAGAGTTTGCTGGCGAACACACTCGGCCTCGCTGTTCAAGGGAATCTCGGTTGACTTGTTGGATGTGTGTCAGGGTTCAGATGGCAGCGTTAACGCTTCTTCATACGAGCCAGACTAATAAATCCATTGAGCCAAACCTTTCGAGTGTGAACACACCCTAATGTGTTTCCTGTGCTGCTTGCTTGTAAACACTGTTTCTCTAGAAAACATATTGTGTTTATTCTTCAGGTATGACTAAAGGAGTTGGATGCTGATGCTTCCATATAAAACACTTCATTGAATTGAGGATCACGGGAGAAGGTGTGtactcctctgtgtgtgtgtggcttgttGGAAATGGC contains these protein-coding regions:
- the gdnfb gene encoding glial cell line-derived neurotrophic factor, with the protein product MKLWDSLATCLILLSAARTSPPPEPGRAAESPLELPPIQISLSVNSPGISSDETPTAGETYSMEKPISSEFEDVVDFIKVTISRIRRSPSSAASSPTSSTSSPPMEKLSSRTRNRREKKKGASPESGQTGRGRSGGGRTGRRMRGGGGRGRGHSCMLRQIHLNVSDLGLGYLSSEEMIFRYCSGPCRKSETNYDKILYNLVHNRKLPLRDTPPQACCRPIAFDDDLSFLDDSLIYHTVRKHSARKCGCV